One Armatimonadota bacterium genomic window carries:
- a CDS encoding methylaspartate mutase: MSKDIRRIVATDCGSTTTKAILIEKNDKGEYRLVARGEAPTTVERPFEDVTIGVLNSITELEEITEQTVPEGFEKGRRKLLKESKVHSLTKEDKPIADSSGTLDGAEYYVSTSSAGGGLQMMVAGVVKAMSAESAERAALGAGAILMDTLAVDDGRKEFQKVERLRQLRPDIILMSGGTDGGNVDRLIEMAEVIRRADPKPRFGDMKLPVIFAGNNAAQDKVKTVLGETIETKIVDNLRPTLDSENLGPAREEIHEMFLEHVMQQAPGYSKLLDWASFEVMATPNAVGKLLKEYAVQEGINVLGVDIGGATTDVFSVFESSPGGERIYNRTVSANLGMSYSICNVLKEAGVENIARWLPFEIDPAEVRNRLRNKMIRPTTIPQTYEDLLIEHAVSREALRLAFLHHKSLARNLTGSAQQRDVGQIFNQQESGQTLVNMMKLDMIIGSGGVLSHAPNRAQAALMMMDAYQPEGITMLTVDSIFMMPHLGVLSEHLYEAAKEVFERDCIVRIGTCIAPVGQGKDGEHCVRIAGAGIDESVPFGVIKIIPYTTLQGDTITVEPGRNFDVGAGKGKPVIVRRFDTARGNRDQTTNLIEGTIGLVVDTRGRSFDIDLNTPGRIQKLRSYLSAFNLPLPK, encoded by the coding sequence ATGTCCAAAGACATTCGGCGCATCGTTGCCACCGACTGTGGCTCTACGACCACGAAAGCGATCCTCATCGAAAAGAACGACAAAGGCGAGTATCGTCTCGTTGCCCGCGGCGAGGCCCCGACGACCGTCGAACGACCCTTCGAAGACGTGACCATCGGCGTTCTGAACTCGATCACCGAACTCGAAGAGATCACCGAGCAGACGGTTCCCGAAGGATTCGAGAAAGGTCGCCGAAAGCTCCTGAAGGAGAGCAAGGTCCACAGTCTCACGAAGGAAGACAAGCCAATCGCCGACTCTTCCGGGACGCTCGACGGCGCCGAATACTATGTTTCGACTTCATCCGCCGGTGGCGGACTCCAGATGATGGTCGCTGGAGTCGTGAAGGCGATGAGTGCCGAATCGGCCGAGCGAGCCGCCTTGGGCGCGGGTGCAATCTTGATGGATACCCTCGCGGTCGATGATGGACGAAAGGAATTCCAAAAGGTCGAGCGTCTTCGCCAGCTTCGCCCCGACATCATTCTCATGTCGGGCGGAACCGACGGTGGAAACGTGGACCGACTGATCGAAATGGCGGAAGTCATTCGCCGTGCCGACCCCAAGCCTCGCTTTGGCGATATGAAGCTTCCGGTCATCTTCGCGGGTAACAACGCCGCGCAGGACAAGGTGAAAACGGTCCTTGGCGAGACGATCGAAACCAAGATCGTCGATAACCTTCGCCCTACGCTGGATTCCGAAAACCTCGGTCCAGCTCGCGAAGAAATCCATGAGATGTTCCTCGAGCACGTCATGCAACAGGCACCGGGCTACTCCAAGCTCCTCGATTGGGCCAGCTTCGAGGTCATGGCGACACCGAACGCGGTGGGCAAACTGCTGAAGGAGTACGCAGTTCAGGAGGGCATCAACGTTCTCGGCGTGGACATCGGTGGCGCGACCACTGACGTTTTCTCAGTTTTCGAATCTTCACCCGGCGGTGAGCGCATCTACAACCGAACGGTATCGGCCAACCTCGGCATGAGCTACTCGATCTGTAACGTGCTGAAGGAGGCGGGCGTCGAGAACATCGCCCGTTGGCTCCCGTTCGAGATTGATCCAGCCGAGGTCCGTAACCGACTGCGAAACAAGATGATTCGTCCGACGACGATCCCGCAAACGTACGAAGACCTGCTCATCGAACACGCGGTTTCCCGCGAAGCCCTTCGCCTTGCGTTCCTACACCACAAGTCGCTCGCCCGAAACCTCACCGGTTCCGCCCAGCAGCGCGACGTCGGCCAAATCTTCAACCAGCAGGAAAGCGGTCAGACCCTCGTCAATATGATGAAACTGGACATGATCATCGGGTCCGGCGGGGTGCTTTCTCACGCTCCGAACCGAGCGCAGGCCGCGCTGATGATGATGGACGCCTACCAGCCAGAAGGAATCACGATGTTGACGGTCGACTCGATCTTCATGATGCCGCACCTCGGCGTGCTGTCCGAGCACCTGTACGAAGCGGCGAAGGAAGTCTTCGAGCGCGACTGTATCGTTCGAATTGGAACCTGTATCGCGCCAGTCGGCCAAGGCAAAGATGGTGAGCATTGCGTCCGTATCGCCGGTGCGGGAATCGACGAATCGGTTCCGTTTGGAGTCATCAAGATCATTCCTTACACCACTTTGCAGGGCGACACGATTACGGTCGAACCGGGGCGCAATTTCGACGTCGGCGCGGGCAAGGGCAAGCCGGTCATCGTTCGCCGATTCGACACCGCGCGCGGCAATCGAGACCAAACCACGAACCTGATCGAAGGAACGATCGGCCTGGTGGTCGATACCCGCGGACGATCGTTCGATATAGACTTGAACACACCGGGGCGAATCCAAAAACTGCGTTCCTACCTCAGCGCGTTCAACCTACCTCTGCCGAAGTAA
- a CDS encoding GntR family transcriptional regulator: MKIGEYQHLRVIGESEHGLYLGDGASKVLLPNNQCPDDLLIRDSIEVFIYTDSEDRPVATTDRPYGIVGDFVVLRCVGTTRHGSFLNWGLAKDLFCPIREQHFPMLEGAGYLVRIYLDPVSNRVACSTRIERYLSTDGSEFEPGQKVSIMVADFTDDFIAVIVEGRVKASIFPDEWHESLELGEVRDAYIKRIRGDGKVAISLRPQGYQAVIGERDRILSALRENGGSLPVSDKSSPEEIHRRFGLSKGAFKKLIGGLMKEGLIDIEPQSIRLKS, from the coding sequence ATGAAGATCGGCGAATATCAGCATCTGCGTGTGATCGGGGAATCCGAGCATGGACTCTATTTGGGCGATGGTGCATCCAAGGTGTTGCTCCCCAATAACCAGTGCCCCGACGATCTATTGATTCGAGATTCTATCGAGGTCTTCATCTACACCGACTCCGAAGACCGTCCCGTTGCCACGACGGATCGACCGTACGGAATCGTGGGCGATTTCGTGGTTCTGCGGTGCGTGGGTACTACGCGCCACGGGTCCTTTCTTAACTGGGGCTTGGCCAAGGACCTTTTTTGTCCGATTCGCGAACAACACTTTCCGATGTTGGAGGGAGCCGGCTACTTGGTTCGCATTTATTTGGACCCGGTGTCGAACCGAGTCGCGTGTTCGACGCGGATCGAGCGGTATCTTTCGACCGACGGAAGCGAGTTTGAACCGGGGCAAAAGGTTTCGATCATGGTGGCCGATTTCACCGACGACTTCATTGCTGTGATCGTCGAGGGACGGGTCAAGGCGTCGATCTTCCCCGACGAGTGGCATGAATCGCTGGAACTGGGCGAGGTTCGAGACGCTTATATCAAGCGGATTCGCGGGGATGGAAAAGTAGCGATCTCGCTTCGGCCTCAGGGCTATCAGGCGGTGATTGGCGAACGCGACCGCATTCTGTCGGCTCTTCGAGAGAACGGTGGCTCGCTACCGGTTTCGGACAAGTCCTCGCCGGAGGAGATTCATCGTCGATTTGGCTTGAGTAAAGGTGCGTTCAAAAAGCTGATAGGGGGTCTGATGAAAGAGGGGCTGATCGACATCGAACCGCAGTCCATTCGCCTCAAGTCCTAA
- a CDS encoding phosphotransferase: MPEFSSQIVDDLLAKHGLPSGMPFRSEFEGVVNEVWFAGEFVVRINKNQNYESDVWTETVAVPALTDQHIRTPDLVVFDSDMDIVPRLVTIYQRVPGIPLSQITDLPNPDEFFRDLGRAIRSFHDRVTVVDDPQNLLDPAWTIETNDLDMPPNWTFDTTEPYVFCHQDLHPDNILVEDGKLTAIIDWGDAGWANRSVDLRYIPAKFLSVTLEGYGPISELTRRNILIHILDQSRYATENQRSYGRYGDSTSQEVRSLIRT; this comes from the coding sequence ATGCCTGAGTTTTCATCCCAGATAGTCGATGACCTACTAGCTAAACACGGCCTTCCGTCTGGAATGCCATTTAGAAGTGAGTTCGAGGGAGTCGTCAACGAGGTCTGGTTTGCAGGCGAGTTCGTCGTCCGCATCAACAAAAATCAGAACTACGAATCCGATGTTTGGACCGAGACCGTGGCTGTCCCTGCATTGACCGACCAACACATCCGAACGCCTGACTTAGTTGTCTTCGACTCAGATATGGATATCGTGCCCCGTCTCGTTACCATCTATCAGCGCGTGCCCGGGATTCCACTCTCGCAGATAACTGATCTGCCTAATCCGGACGAATTCTTTCGTGACTTGGGGCGGGCGATCCGTTCGTTTCACGACCGAGTGACCGTCGTCGACGATCCCCAAAATCTTCTTGATCCCGCCTGGACCATCGAAACAAATGACCTTGATATGCCACCGAATTGGACGTTCGATACGACCGAACCATATGTCTTCTGTCACCAAGACCTCCATCCAGACAATATCCTCGTCGAGGATGGAAAGCTAACCGCCATCATTGACTGGGGCGATGCCGGATGGGCCAATCGAAGCGTCGATCTGCGCTATATTCCGGCCAAGTTCTTGAGTGTCACCCTCGAAGGCTACGGGCCGATCTCCGAACTGACGCGGCGCAATATCCTCATCCACATACTCGACCAGAGCCGCTACGCAACGGAGAACCAGCGGTCGTACGGTCGGTATGGAGACTCGACCTCCCAGGAAGTGCGATCCCTCATTAGGACTTGA